Sequence from the Parvicella tangerina genome:
TATGTCCTCTTTGTCAATGATAAGAAAGAACTTAGTTTGTAATTCGTCTTGTTTTTTCAGGTTGAGCTGTGCGACATCGCCCACCATTTTAATTTCTCCATCACCTTCCAACACTTTTAATGTCAACGTCATATCTTCGTTGGTCTTGTTGGTAATGTTCAGGTCGAATAGGTTGGAGTACTGATCCTCGCCATAAGTAGAGAAAGTAGTTCCTCTTGTTCGCATGATGGTCGTTTGAACATCTGTCCTCGTTAGGATAAGAGTGGATAATACCCCAAGGAGTAAAACTAGCAATACAGTATATACCTTTAATCGTGTAGTAAATTGCCAAGGAGTCTTATTCTTGATCCTTTCTTCAGATGTGAACTTGATCAATCCTTTCGGTAGACCTACATTTTCCATCATGTGGTCACAAGCATCAATACAAGCCGTACAGTTTACACATTCTAGCTGTGTGCCATTTCTAATGTCAATTCCTGTAGGACAGACATGAATACACTGCTTACAATCAATACAGTCACCTTTCCCTGCGGCAGCTCGATCTTCATTCTTTTTGAATTTGGCCCTTCCTTCACCTCGTTCATAGTCATAGGCAACAACTAATGATTTTTGGTCAAGTAAAACGCCTTGAAGTCTTCCATAAGGGCACACCGTGGTACATACTTGCTCTCTCATGAATGCAAAAACTGCATAGAACACCGTTGTGAAAATACTGATGGCTAAAAAGCCTCCCAAATTCGCTGCTGGTCCATCAAGTATAATATCCCAAAGCGCCTCGTATCCAATAATGTAGGATAGAAAGGTGTTTGCGATGGCGAAAGAAATAAGCCAAAAAATTAGATGCTTGAGTGTTTTCTTTCGAATTTTTTCAGCGTTCCATGGTTGAGCGTCTAGCTTTTTCTGATGCGTCCAATCCCCTTCAATCCAATACTCAATTCTTCTAAAAACCATTTCCATAAAAATGGTTTGAGGACAAACCCATCCGCAAAACAAGCGACCAAAAGCAATAGTAAATAGCGTAATGAAAACGATTCCTGTGATCATGGCCAAAGCGAAGATGAACATGTCCTGAGGCCAAAAGATCTGGCCAAATATGATGAACTTTCGTTCAACCACATTGAGCATTAAGAGAGGTTCTCCACCAACTTTAATGTATGGCATCCCGAACAGCAATGCTAGCAATAGGTAGCTCAACCATTTACGGTAGTTATAGAATTTACCAGCAGGCTTTTTCGGATAAATCCAAATTCGCTTACCTTTTTTATCTACTGTGGATATCTGATCTCTGAATTCTTCGTTTTCCATGATTTCTCATTTTAAAGGGTATTTCAATTGCATTAATTGAAATACCCTTATCAAATTTAGGTGTGAGAAACTTGTTATTCTGTAACCGGAGTTACTTTGTCACGTTTTTCTCCTTGAGGAGAAAGACCTCCTGGAGCAAAAGTTCCGTGCAGTGACATTACATAAGATGCTACCTGCTGAATTTCATGACCTAGCAACATGTCATCTTCACCCCAGGCCGTCATACCGTTAGGGGTACCATATTTGACTGTTGTAAATACGTTCACAATATCATTCCCGTAAATCCAGTGTTCATCTGTTAAGTTTGGTCCTGTATTTCCTTGTGCATTGTCTCCATG
This genomic interval carries:
- the ccoG gene encoding cytochrome c oxidase accessory protein CcoG, with the translated sequence MENEEFRDQISTVDKKGKRIWIYPKKPAGKFYNYRKWLSYLLLALLFGMPYIKVGGEPLLMLNVVERKFIIFGQIFWPQDMFIFALAMITGIVFITLFTIAFGRLFCGWVCPQTIFMEMVFRRIEYWIEGDWTHQKKLDAQPWNAEKIRKKTLKHLIFWLISFAIANTFLSYIIGYEALWDIILDGPAANLGGFLAISIFTTVFYAVFAFMREQVCTTVCPYGRLQGVLLDQKSLVVAYDYERGEGRAKFKKNEDRAAAGKGDCIDCKQCIHVCPTGIDIRNGTQLECVNCTACIDACDHMMENVGLPKGLIKFTSEERIKNKTPWQFTTRLKVYTVLLVLLLGVLSTLILTRTDVQTTIMRTRGTTFSTYGEDQYSNLFDLNITNKTNEDMTLTLKVLEGDGEIKMVGDVAQLNLKKQDELQTKFFLIIDKEDIDASIDFVIGIYNGDELIEKKATTFMGPNI